Within Candidatus Methylomirabilota bacterium, the genomic segment TGATCTGAGACGACTTCATCAGGTCTTTCCCCCACCCCGCCTCCATGGTTTGCCGTATTTCCGCAACAAAAGGAGAAGGCCTACCCTAGGTGGGAGGCCGATTCCTTTGTAGTGCCTGGCCCGGGCGGGGGGCGGTCTTCGATCTCGGCGCAGTCACGCGCCGGCATCCTGCGCGTCCAGCCCTAGCAGGGTCGGATCGCAGGGGGTAGTCGCGTGGAGGCAATTTGGTCATGATGCTCCTCGTCGTCTCACGCACAGAGCCGGGACGCTACAGGTACCTCAACCATGTCTTCGGTGGCGAGAGCGTGGAAGTGATCTTCGATCGTCGCGTCGTGGAGCGGCGCCAGCGTCTGGAGCGAGTTGTGGTCGAGCAACGCCGCGGGGACCGGCGCCAACGCGACGTCACGAAGGATCTTCAGGCGTTCGGCTGGGCGCTGGTGAGGCGCTAGGCGAAGTAAGGTTCGAGGACAGAACGCATCTTCCCGTCGAGTCGCATGGGGGCGTACCGGAGTGGAGCAGCGAACGCCTGAAATGGGGCGCCGGGCCCGTATACCTCTTTTACGAGGTCACTAAGAAGAGGGCACTGCTGCGGCGGGGGCGCATGCACGACCCTGCACGGCCACCCATACGGCCAACGCCCAGATTCGTCCATCGGGTCAGGGCATTGATAGTCCCGCTCTGTTCCGACCAACCGGTCCAGCTTCTCCCCTGGTTCATGCGCCGTGGCGGCTCCGCCGGGGATGTAAATCGCGACCAGGTCGTCGCTCCCCACCAGCTCGCCCGCCATCTCCTGAAGCCTCGTCAAGCCCGTGTCGGGGACGGCAACGTGCCCGCAGTCTTCGCCGAAGCGATGCCTCGCCTGGAGCCACCGGATCGCGCGCCGCGCGTTTGGCAAACGCGACAGAACCTGCTGGCTCATCTCGTTTCATTCGGTCGGGTCATGCGCTCGACGATCTCCGGGCGTGACGTGTTGCCTAGAGCGCGCGACCACGCACCTCTCCGGCGGGAACGCGGATCACGCCGACGATTTTCAGGAGATTGCTCTCGTCAGAGGAGCGCCGTTCGCCACGGCGGCGGTTCTCTGTCGTCGTGCTCGCCCGCGAGCGGCGCTCGCCGCGGCGGCGGTTGAGGATCACCTCGAAGCGGTCGCCGAGGTCCTGCTTGAGGAGCTCGTAGATGTCCTGACGATCGGTCGACACGATGAGCAGGTCGCGGCGGTTAGGCATCGGCTGGATAAGATTACGCGGTTTGCGCGCGCCGCGCCAGAAGGAAGCTAGAGCCAGACCGCAGTTTTCCGGAAATCTCTTGGTTCGCCCAGACTCAGTTCGACACCATCGATTGATCGTAAACGTCTGCCCACCAGTGAAACCGGAGCCGTGATCTTGGGGAACGCGGTTCGAACGCGAAGCCGTCCCTCACCATTTGATTGATGTCGAGGAGTCGCTCAGGACTGTGAGAGTAGATCGTGACAGTTGTGTCGACGTCCGGCTCCAGACTCCAGGTTCATTTGAGCCCGGCCTCCCGGAGCCGTGGGAACACGACGTCGCGGAATGCGGCGATCTCCTGCTCCGGAGGCCCGAAGGTCAGCGTCGGCATCAGATAGAGGTTCCTCACGCCGAGCTTCGCCATCTCCGCGATCCGCCCCGCGCAATCCCCCGGCGCCCCGATCAATCCTAGCGCATCGCACAGCTGCGCGACGACCTCGTCGGAGACGACCGACGTGGCGTCGATAGCCGCCTCCCAGTCCTGCGCGTGCGACAGATCCGGATAGATCTTGTGGACCGCCTCCGGAATCTCGAGCTTCGGCAGCCGGATGCCCGCCGGCTCCAGCCAGTGCCCGCCCCACCGCAGCACGCCCCAGTGAACAGCCGTCGGCCGCGCGAGCCGGCGCGCCCCGGCCGTGGTCGCCGCCGTCGCCGTCCGCACCGCCCAGATGACCTCGAGGTCCTCGACCCGTCGCCCCGCCCGCTTGGCGCCGCGGTGGACCCACTTTCCCGTTTTCGGGT encodes:
- a CDS encoding LLM class flavin-dependent oxidoreductase encodes the protein MRGQHPKTGKWVHRGAKRAGRRVEDLEVIWAVRTATAATTAGARRLARPTAVHWGVLRWGGHWLEPAGIRLPKLEIPEAVHKIYPDLSHAQDWEAAIDATSVVSDEVVAQLCDALGLIGAPGDCAGRIAEMAKLGVRNLYLMPTLTFGPPEQEIAAFRDVVFPRLREAGLK